From the genome of Sphingobacterium kitahiroshimense, one region includes:
- a CDS encoding SusC/RagA family TonB-linked outer membrane protein, with amino-acid sequence MMKPYSLKLFKKSTQMTLCVALLYAVQTEVVWANKIASVSPVGTVIDQELIKGVIRDQQGNPVDGGTIINEANKQSTRTEFNGNFSIKGKVGDRLRISSLGYKTQFVEIRNATLEITLEKDASKLDEVVVTAIGIKQQKKQIGYATQEVKVDVLKESKTMNIGTALTGQVSGLIVNNPTGIFQAPSFQLRGKPPLIVVDGIPVETDFFDIPSQNIENINVLKGTSASSLYGLRGKDGAILITTKSAKNEDLEFSFGTTNMFSAGFTVFPESQKEFGSGSNGKYEFWDGADGGISDGDMAWGPKLNAGLKVPQWNSPIRDKVTGEVTPWWGDVKGTKYDDKSRYERIPTDWVSHDNLEDFLGTGLITENNATVSYRSEKVSIFGSGKYAFQKGQVPNTKLTTGGLNLNTSFRFRPEVQLDLNLSYNKVKSPNYPRYNYGPKNHMYTILLWMGNDVNGKELNEHHYIPGQEGYRQANYNYAWYNNPYFAAYELNQIYDQDVLQGQTALTWKVAPDFTLKGRASARQKNVFQDMQSPKSYMNYGDSRNGDYKNWDSNQLNFDADVLATYNKEFSDQFGLTVNAGASTFKKTYRQLYQTTDGLVVPFIYSLGNTQGPVKAESAFSEKIVRSAYATVNFNLFKSTYLNLSGRNDWSSTFSKENQSFFYPSVSLSSVVSDYFKLPEQIDFIKLYSSWASVSSDLDPYSILATYKKDVTYGSTPSVTYPAGIVNPNILPQQSNSLEIGAAFALFKNRLSADVTYYEVIDKNQIIDLSISAASAFTSRKVNANKFRTKGLEISLTGNIIKQQEFSWTSTVNWSRAVKRLEEIYKDQVKMGNLKIGDRADSYYATVWEKSADGQLVLNANTGMPIRNPFPQYLGYFQPDWQFGFANRFKVKDFTVNIDIDGSIGGVMNSTTIEKMWWGGKHPSSVLYRQEEYDAGKPIYVPEGVVVTGGELTRDVNGNITSDTRTYAQNSRAVDWQAWSQNYPYQARVSEAENKLFANVFDRSFVKLRRVSIGYDVNKLFKLKHLKTLDASVFGYNLAMWKKVPYLDPDFGVGNDGNLQDPSTRYIGLSLDFKF; translated from the coding sequence ATGATGAAACCATACTCATTAAAATTATTTAAGAAAAGTACCCAAATGACACTCTGTGTAGCACTTCTATATGCTGTGCAGACAGAAGTGGTTTGGGCAAACAAAATTGCTTCTGTTTCACCTGTTGGAACAGTAATAGATCAAGAACTCATTAAAGGAGTAATTCGTGATCAGCAAGGTAATCCTGTAGACGGGGGAACCATCATAAACGAAGCCAATAAACAAAGTACAAGAACAGAATTTAATGGGAATTTTTCTATTAAGGGAAAAGTTGGAGATCGACTTCGGATTTCTTCGTTGGGGTATAAGACCCAATTTGTAGAGATCAGAAACGCTACTCTAGAGATAACCTTAGAAAAAGATGCATCAAAATTAGATGAAGTAGTTGTAACAGCTATTGGTATCAAGCAACAGAAAAAACAAATTGGATATGCAACACAAGAGGTGAAAGTCGATGTCTTAAAAGAGTCGAAAACCATGAACATCGGGACAGCGCTAACAGGGCAGGTATCAGGTTTGATTGTAAATAACCCTACGGGGATCTTCCAAGCACCCTCTTTTCAATTGCGTGGAAAACCCCCATTGATCGTGGTTGATGGTATTCCTGTGGAAACAGATTTTTTTGATATACCAAGTCAAAATATTGAGAACATCAATGTGTTGAAAGGTACATCCGCTTCATCACTTTACGGTTTACGAGGTAAGGATGGGGCCATATTAATTACTACAAAAAGTGCTAAAAATGAAGACTTAGAGTTTTCTTTTGGTACCACCAACATGTTTTCTGCAGGATTTACCGTTTTTCCTGAATCACAAAAGGAATTTGGAAGTGGATCAAATGGGAAATACGAATTTTGGGATGGAGCAGACGGGGGTATTTCTGATGGTGATATGGCTTGGGGTCCAAAGCTAAATGCAGGACTTAAAGTACCGCAATGGAATAGTCCGATCCGAGATAAGGTTACAGGTGAAGTGACACCATGGTGGGGCGACGTAAAAGGTACAAAATACGACGATAAATCACGCTATGAAAGAATACCAACAGATTGGGTGTCACACGATAACTTGGAAGACTTCTTAGGAACAGGATTGATTACAGAAAATAATGCTACGGTATCTTACCGCTCTGAAAAAGTAAGCATATTTGGTTCTGGAAAATATGCCTTTCAAAAAGGGCAGGTGCCGAATACAAAATTGACGACCGGAGGTCTTAATTTAAACACATCTTTTCGTTTTAGACCAGAAGTGCAGTTGGATTTGAATCTTTCTTATAATAAAGTTAAATCACCTAATTATCCTCGGTATAACTATGGTCCCAAAAATCATATGTATACCATTTTATTGTGGATGGGTAATGATGTCAATGGCAAAGAGCTTAACGAACATCACTATATTCCTGGTCAAGAAGGATATCGTCAAGCAAATTATAATTATGCATGGTATAATAATCCTTATTTCGCAGCGTACGAACTTAATCAAATATATGACCAGGACGTGTTGCAAGGTCAGACAGCATTAACTTGGAAAGTAGCGCCCGATTTTACACTAAAAGGTCGTGCTTCTGCCAGACAAAAAAATGTTTTTCAAGATATGCAAAGCCCTAAGTCTTATATGAACTATGGTGATTCAAGAAATGGAGATTATAAAAACTGGGATAGTAATCAGTTAAATTTTGATGCTGATGTTTTGGCAACTTACAATAAGGAGTTCTCAGATCAATTTGGGCTTACCGTCAATGCGGGTGCTTCAACTTTCAAAAAAACATACCGTCAGTTATATCAAACGACCGATGGATTAGTAGTACCTTTTATATACAGCTTAGGGAATACGCAAGGACCTGTTAAAGCAGAAAGTGCATTTAGTGAAAAAATAGTCAGAAGTGCGTATGCCACTGTAAATTTTAATTTATTTAAATCAACATATCTTAATTTATCAGGACGTAATGACTGGTCATCTACCTTCTCAAAAGAAAACCAATCCTTTTTCTATCCTTCTGTATCACTAAGTTCCGTAGTGTCGGACTACTTTAAACTACCTGAGCAAATTGATTTTATTAAACTATATAGTTCTTGGGCATCAGTTTCATCCGATTTAGATCCGTATAGCATTTTAGCGACTTATAAAAAAGATGTAACTTATGGTTCTACACCTTCAGTGACTTATCCTGCAGGAATTGTGAATCCTAATATCTTACCACAGCAATCTAATTCTTTAGAAATAGGTGCCGCATTTGCATTATTTAAAAATAGATTATCAGCAGATGTAACATATTATGAGGTTATTGATAAAAACCAAATCATTGATTTAAGTATTTCTGCAGCTTCAGCTTTCACATCCCGTAAAGTTAATGCAAACAAGTTTCGCACTAAAGGTTTAGAGATCTCTTTAACCGGTAATATTATAAAACAACAAGAGTTCTCATGGACCTCAACAGTTAATTGGTCGAGAGCAGTAAAGAGACTGGAAGAGATTTATAAAGACCAGGTTAAAATGGGTAACTTAAAAATTGGTGATCGTGCCGATAGCTACTATGCAACAGTCTGGGAGAAATCAGCTGATGGACAATTGGTCCTTAATGCCAATACAGGTATGCCAATTCGTAATCCGTTTCCCCAGTATCTAGGATACTTTCAACCCGATTGGCAATTTGGTTTTGCGAACAGATTTAAGGTTAAAGATTTTACGGTCAATATAGATATCGACGGATCTATTGGAGGGGTTATGAATTCGACTACTATTGAAAAGATGTGGTGGGGAGGAAAACACCCTTCTTCAGTATTGTACAGACAAGAAGAATATGATGCTGGAAAACCTATTTATGTACCTGAAGGTGTTGTTGTAACCGGCGGTGAGCTGACTAGAGATGTTAATGGTAATATTACCTCTGATACACGTACCTATGCTCAAAATAGCAGAGCAGTAGATTGGCAGGCATGGAGTCAAAATTACCCTTATCAAGCTCGTGTCTCAGAAGCCGAAAACAAACTATTTGCCAATGTATTTGATCGTTCATTTGTCAAACTACGTCGAGTATCGATTGGCTATGATGTTAATAAACTATTTAAATTGAAGCATCTGAAAACATTAGACGCGTCTGTATTTGGTTACAACTTAGCTATGTGGAAAAAAGTACCATACCTAGATCCAGATTTTGGAGTGGGGAATGACGGTAATCTGCAAGATCCATCTACACGATATATTGGTTTATCTCTTGATTTTAAATTTTAA
- a CDS encoding SusD/RagB family nutrient-binding outer membrane lipoprotein, producing the protein MKLVFKHIILGFGLLTVIGLQSCKKLTDVNINPNEASTTHPQALLTKVEWDVFRTWHGTSPLYALKMIVQTDGENANQIYNWQRGSFEQYSFLRNITKMTEEAEKITDNNYQALAKFFRAYYFYNLTLTFGDIPYAEAAKGESSEMFLPKYDTQKEVFVGILKELEEANTLLKSNTNPINGDIIYGGNSDKWRKLINSFRLKVLLTLSRKSADFPIDIKSEFAKIYKGETLIADATGSEDGQLIFLNQEGNRYPEFNSSGYGSGMYMDSTFIQRLQDHKDPRLFVLATQTRLGKEAGKALDDFSSYEGGDPIVPYAEVNEKAVKGKLSKVHERFYKDPTAEPLVLIGYSELQFIIAEAIVRGWITGNEKDCYVNGIKASFKFYENYAKNLNTYVDASRLESYLSQKMVNLDNAKTSEEKLERILMQKYLRSFHQGGYTAYFDHLRTGYPSLLKADKVKIAYRWMYPQDEYNNNTVQVSEAIKRQFAGNDNINLQTWWLK; encoded by the coding sequence ATGAAACTTGTTTTCAAACATATAATACTAGGGTTTGGTCTGCTTACTGTAATAGGATTGCAGTCATGTAAAAAATTGACAGATGTCAATATTAATCCAAATGAAGCATCTACAACACATCCGCAGGCGCTATTGACAAAAGTTGAATGGGATGTCTTTAGGACTTGGCATGGAACTTCGCCTTTATATGCATTAAAAATGATTGTGCAAACAGATGGTGAAAATGCCAACCAAATTTATAACTGGCAACGTGGTAGTTTTGAGCAGTATAGTTTTTTGCGTAATATCACTAAAATGACTGAGGAGGCAGAAAAGATCACTGATAATAATTATCAAGCTTTAGCCAAATTTTTTAGGGCATATTATTTTTATAACTTAACCTTGACTTTTGGCGATATTCCATACGCGGAAGCTGCAAAAGGAGAAAGTTCTGAAATGTTTCTGCCGAAGTATGACACACAAAAAGAAGTTTTTGTTGGAATCTTAAAGGAGTTAGAAGAAGCAAATACTTTATTGAAATCAAATACCAATCCGATTAATGGAGATATTATTTATGGAGGAAATTCTGATAAGTGGCGAAAGCTGATCAATTCATTTCGATTAAAAGTATTACTTACTTTATCCCGTAAAAGTGCAGACTTTCCTATAGATATTAAATCAGAGTTTGCAAAGATTTATAAAGGAGAGACTTTGATCGCTGATGCCACAGGATCAGAGGACGGACAATTAATCTTTTTAAATCAAGAAGGTAATCGATATCCCGAATTTAATTCAAGTGGTTATGGATCGGGTATGTATATGGACTCCACTTTTATTCAACGATTGCAGGATCATAAAGATCCACGTTTATTTGTTTTGGCCACACAAACACGTTTAGGAAAAGAGGCGGGTAAGGCACTTGATGATTTTAGTTCATATGAAGGCGGTGATCCTATTGTACCTTATGCAGAAGTCAATGAAAAAGCTGTAAAAGGGAAACTATCTAAGGTACACGAGCGCTTTTACAAAGATCCAACTGCCGAACCGTTGGTTCTGATAGGCTATTCAGAATTACAATTTATAATAGCGGAGGCAATAGTAAGAGGATGGATTACAGGAAATGAGAAAGATTGTTATGTGAATGGTATTAAGGCATCTTTTAAATTTTATGAGAATTATGCTAAAAATTTAAATACCTACGTTGATGCATCACGTTTAGAAAGTTATTTGTCACAAAAAATGGTTAATTTGGATAACGCAAAAACTTCGGAAGAAAAATTGGAACGTATCCTTATGCAAAAATATTTACGCTCTTTTCATCAAGGAGGCTATACAGCATATTTTGATCATTTAAGAACGGGTTATCCAAGTTTGCTTAAAGCCGATAAAGTAAAAATTGCTTACCGTTGGATGTATCCTCAAGACGAATACAATAATAATACGGTACAAGTCTCTGAAGCAATTAAACGTCAATTTGCAGGCAATGATAATATAAACTTACAGACCTGGTGGTTGAAATAA
- a CDS encoding aminopeptidase P family protein codes for MFEKEIYVHRRRELSSKFSSGVLLFLGNIENPINFEHNTYPFRQDSSFLYYFGIKSPKLAAVVDIDAGETLLFGDEMTIDDIVWMGQQQTLREKAQWVGIAAIRPFHELQPYLEKVLKNSNQVRYLPPYQAHNKLLLQHVLGLSIDQIKPSVEMIQAVVTQRNIKATEEIAELEKAVDVAVDMHRLAIKMTRPGMYEYEISNAIQHLAQNRQMSFSYPPIVTKHGEILHNHIQYHKIKAGDILLNDSGVETALGYASDLTRSFPVGKRFNPLQEELYAVVLNAFKTAEAALKPGVAFKNIHLKACEALAEGLIQIGFMKGNAQDAVAAHAHALFFQCGLGHMLGLDVHDMEDLGEQYVGYTADEPKDTKTFGIKSLRLGKKLEAGNVVTVEPGIYIIPELTQMWAQQNLHHEFINYDLLNKHLDFGGIRIEDDYVIKDSGYHRLGKYLERELNEIYDLKDQGTD; via the coding sequence ATGTTTGAAAAAGAAATATACGTCCACAGAAGAAGAGAACTAAGCTCTAAATTTTCATCAGGTGTTCTCCTTTTTTTAGGAAACATTGAAAATCCTATCAATTTTGAACACAATACCTATCCTTTCCGTCAAGACAGTAGTTTTTTGTATTATTTCGGGATCAAGAGTCCGAAATTAGCGGCTGTTGTCGATATCGATGCCGGAGAAACTCTTTTATTTGGTGATGAAATGACCATTGATGATATTGTATGGATGGGTCAACAACAAACTTTAAGAGAAAAAGCGCAATGGGTAGGAATCGCAGCAATTCGACCTTTTCATGAACTCCAGCCGTATTTGGAAAAAGTGCTTAAAAATAGTAATCAGGTACGTTACCTACCACCTTATCAAGCACACAACAAGTTATTACTTCAACATGTATTAGGCTTATCCATTGACCAGATCAAACCATCTGTCGAAATGATCCAAGCCGTCGTAACACAGCGCAATATAAAAGCAACAGAAGAGATCGCAGAATTAGAAAAAGCGGTGGACGTAGCTGTGGATATGCATCGTCTAGCAATCAAAATGACAAGGCCGGGTATGTATGAGTATGAAATCAGTAATGCTATTCAACATCTTGCACAAAATAGACAAATGTCATTTTCATACCCTCCCATTGTGACCAAACATGGGGAGATATTACACAATCATATCCAATATCATAAAATAAAAGCTGGTGATATATTGCTAAATGACTCTGGTGTTGAAACTGCGCTAGGATATGCATCAGATTTAACACGTTCATTTCCTGTAGGAAAAAGATTTAACCCGCTACAAGAAGAATTATACGCTGTTGTTTTAAATGCTTTTAAAACTGCTGAAGCAGCATTAAAGCCAGGAGTTGCTTTTAAAAACATCCATTTAAAAGCCTGCGAAGCACTTGCTGAAGGATTAATCCAAATTGGTTTCATGAAAGGAAATGCGCAAGATGCTGTTGCGGCACATGCACATGCTTTATTCTTCCAATGTGGTTTGGGTCATATGCTAGGACTAGATGTACACGATATGGAAGATCTTGGCGAACAATATGTGGGATACACCGCAGACGAGCCAAAAGACACCAAAACCTTCGGTATAAAATCCTTACGATTAGGAAAAAAATTAGAGGCAGGTAACGTAGTGACAGTAGAACCCGGTATCTATATCATACCTGAACTCACTCAAATGTGGGCACAGCAAAATTTGCATCACGAATTTATTAATTATGATCTGCTCAATAAGCACCTTGACTTTGGTGGTATACGAATCGAAGATGACTATGTTATTAAAGATTCTGGATATCATCGTTTAGGAAAATATCTAGAACGTGAACTCAATGAGATCTATGATCTCAAAGATCAAGGAACAGATTAG
- a CDS encoding DUF1080 domain-containing protein → MLRNHLKYSVLFCLLGASVSSCQTADQKKEPEVEHNPAKQVVPERAKDLIGRWDLNVDKDGKVVPSWIEVKLSGFNTLVGSYVGDSGSARPVSHVKLEDGKFSFAIPPQWEGGEGDFVIAGELTATGIKGTVTTNKGVSYNFTGEKAPYLNRTGTVQWGEAIELFNGKDLTGWKTIGGENNWSVKEGILTNAKAGANLVTDQKFEDFKLEAEFRYTTGGNSGIYLRGRYELQIEDSPKDQHPGSLYFGGIYGFLAPNEMATLGPDQWQKYEVTLVGRLVTIVANGKTIINNQEIPGITGGALDSKEGEPGPIYLQGDHAPVEFRKIKITPAKK, encoded by the coding sequence ATGTTAAGAAATCATTTAAAATATAGTGTTCTCTTTTGTTTATTGGGAGCAAGTGTAAGTTCATGTCAAACGGCAGATCAAAAAAAAGAACCCGAAGTAGAACATAATCCTGCAAAACAAGTCGTACCTGAAAGAGCTAAAGATTTGATCGGTCGTTGGGATTTGAATGTGGATAAAGATGGAAAAGTAGTACCATCTTGGATTGAAGTAAAACTATCTGGATTTAACACATTGGTAGGAAGTTATGTTGGTGACAGTGGCAGTGCTCGCCCTGTTTCTCATGTAAAGCTTGAGGATGGAAAATTTTCATTTGCTATTCCGCCACAATGGGAAGGTGGAGAAGGTGATTTTGTGATTGCAGGTGAATTGACGGCTACGGGTATTAAAGGGACCGTGACGACTAATAAAGGTGTTAGCTATAACTTTACAGGTGAAAAAGCACCTTATTTAAATCGTACAGGAACTGTTCAATGGGGAGAGGCTATTGAGCTTTTTAATGGTAAAGATTTGACAGGTTGGAAAACGATTGGTGGCGAGAATAACTGGTCGGTAAAAGAGGGTATCTTGACGAACGCAAAGGCGGGTGCTAATTTGGTAACAGATCAAAAATTTGAAGATTTTAAATTAGAAGCAGAATTTCGATATACAACCGGTGGTAATTCTGGTATTTATTTAAGAGGAAGATACGAATTGCAAATTGAAGACAGTCCAAAGGATCAACATCCAGGAAGTCTCTATTTTGGCGGTATCTATGGCTTTCTAGCTCCAAATGAAATGGCTACATTAGGACCAGATCAATGGCAGAAGTATGAAGTTACATTGGTTGGAAGATTGGTTACTATTGTCGCAAATGGTAAGACGATTATTAATAATCAAGAAATACCAGGAATAACAGGTGGTGCGTTAGATAGTAAAGAAGGTGAACCAGGACCTATATATTTACAAGGAGATCATGCTCCGGTAGAATTTAGAAAAATAAAGATCACACCGGCTAAGAAATAA
- a CDS encoding calcium:proton antiporter yields the protein MKTILSTKTIIRLMTIWIIVIGLMVFDQQIFKTTFSPVSAITIFIILLATILTASFGVVKEADELAHKLGEPFGTLILTLSIVTIEVVLIAAVMLGPAESPTIGKDSIFSVMMIIMNLVVGLCILLGSAKYKEQEYNAQGTLSYFSMIVILGATSLLLPNFIQGAGNGAFTTLQAIFISTLIILVYIAFLYYQLKGYSHLYIQPAKGNLEIQYPSQIQNSVNKDAPKSQDKKEIWIRSALLILMILPIVLLSHQMAVVVDYGIATAKLPIALGGILIAIIVFTPESITAVKAARNNEFQRSINLCHGAFVSTVGLTVPAVLLVGLLKGKLVLFGLTGTETVLFTMTLLLSLISFLGKRTTPILGIIHLALFALYMMLVFNP from the coding sequence ATGAAAACAATACTGAGTACAAAGACAATAATCCGATTAATGACCATCTGGATTATTGTCATCGGTTTAATGGTATTTGACCAACAGATTTTTAAAACAACATTTTCTCCTGTATCGGCAATCACCATATTTATTATTCTTTTGGCTACAATTTTAACCGCTTCATTCGGTGTTGTAAAAGAAGCGGACGAGCTTGCACATAAGTTAGGTGAACCTTTTGGAACACTTATCCTTACACTTTCAATCGTTACGATCGAAGTGGTTTTGATTGCTGCTGTTATGCTTGGTCCTGCAGAATCTCCAACAATCGGAAAGGATTCAATCTTTTCTGTCATGATGATTATCATGAATCTTGTGGTAGGACTTTGCATTTTACTTGGAAGTGCCAAATATAAAGAACAAGAATATAATGCTCAGGGAACACTGTCTTATTTTTCAATGATTGTAATACTTGGAGCAACTTCATTATTACTTCCTAATTTTATTCAAGGAGCAGGCAATGGCGCATTTACGACTTTACAAGCGATATTCATTTCAACTTTAATTATACTTGTATACATCGCATTTCTTTACTATCAATTAAAAGGATATAGTCACTTATACATACAACCGGCAAAAGGAAATCTTGAGATTCAATATCCTAGCCAGATACAAAATTCTGTTAATAAAGATGCCCCAAAATCTCAGGATAAAAAGGAAATATGGATTCGTTCAGCCCTTCTTATTTTAATGATTCTACCAATAGTATTGCTATCACATCAAATGGCAGTGGTGGTTGATTATGGTATTGCTACCGCAAAACTTCCAATAGCATTGGGTGGTATTCTTATTGCTATCATTGTATTTACCCCGGAGTCTATTACAGCGGTTAAAGCAGCTCGTAATAACGAATTTCAAAGAAGTATCAACTTATGTCACGGCGCTTTTGTCTCGACTGTAGGTTTAACGGTTCCCGCTGTACTGCTAGTAGGATTACTAAAAGGAAAATTAGTTCTATTTGGATTAACTGGTACAGAGACTGTTTTATTTACAATGACCCTCTTACTAAGCTTGATCAGCTTTTTAGGGAAAAGGACTACTCCTATTTTAGGTATTATTCATTTGGCTCTATTTGCTCTGTACATGATGCTGGTATTTAATCCATAA
- a CDS encoding phosphocholine-specific phospholipase C, whose translation MESRRQFIKKASALAGATAVVNWLPESIQRALAIEAPLGSTYMDAEHIVFLMQENRSFDHCFGTLKGVRGFNDPRALKLPNGLPVWIQGNKKGEYFAPFHLDIVNSKSTWMGSLPHGWRDMVAARNDGRMDNWLEAKSSGIKDYKAMPLTMGYYNRADLPFYYAFADAFTVCDQHFCSSLTGTSANRSYFWTGTVRENPRDPESTAHVDNGQINYKDVSWKSYPERLEESGVSWKVYQNELSIPVGFEGEEEDWLANFTDNNLEFHKQYGVRYHPAHRTWMECKLKQLEKDVIGLKDSVEESKLKKQIEDLKQDLQRFSKQNFEKLSDLHQAIHKKAFVTNIGDPDYHRVEKLVYEDSQGKQEVDVPAGDVFYQFRKDVKEKNLPTVSWLVAPCRFSDHPGSPWYGAWYVSEALDILTKDPEVWKKTIFILTYDENDGYFDHVSPFVPPMEGNRDSGKTAVGIHTADEYVTKEQERRRTGKTDSELESPIGLGFRVPLVIASPWSKGGWVNSEVFDHTSCLQFLEQFLLQKTGKDIKETNISSWRRLVCGDLNSVFRKVTDTSLNSLVPVNRDQYVERIYSARAKKLPTEFVQIAPSELDQIRKKGLPTSIKAIQEKGIKPACALPYALEVNAELEHNSFEITFETKVPVKSKKKIGVPFQVRSQMAYGKVGAGQVWNFAVKENEPLRYAWHMDQLKGDSIEMELHGPNGFFRMFKLHKEKPHAIIVKQYHKKNTIALELKKINKGHSYLIKDRNYGCFEPFSLDQSFSGTKILDLSKSHGWYDLEVTCKEDPEFCFVFAGHIENGMPSKTDPLMGDVINHS comes from the coding sequence ATGGAATCTAGAAGACAATTTATAAAAAAAGCGTCAGCATTAGCTGGCGCTACAGCAGTCGTTAATTGGTTACCTGAATCAATTCAACGCGCATTAGCTATTGAAGCACCGTTGGGATCGACCTATATGGACGCAGAGCATATTGTCTTTTTAATGCAAGAGAATCGCTCATTTGATCATTGCTTTGGTACACTCAAAGGGGTGCGCGGTTTTAATGACCCTCGAGCACTAAAACTACCTAACGGTCTTCCTGTTTGGATACAAGGAAATAAAAAAGGAGAATATTTTGCACCTTTTCATTTAGATATTGTTAATAGTAAATCCACTTGGATGGGTTCTTTGCCACATGGTTGGCGAGATATGGTAGCCGCGCGTAATGATGGCCGGATGGACAATTGGCTGGAAGCAAAAAGTTCAGGTATTAAAGATTATAAAGCTATGCCGCTTACGATGGGCTATTATAATCGGGCAGATTTACCTTTCTATTATGCATTTGCCGATGCTTTTACTGTCTGTGATCAACATTTTTGCTCTTCTCTGACAGGGACAAGTGCTAATCGCTCCTATTTTTGGACAGGAACAGTGCGCGAAAATCCACGTGACCCTGAATCAACCGCCCATGTGGATAATGGCCAAATCAATTACAAAGATGTAAGTTGGAAATCTTATCCAGAACGGTTAGAAGAATCTGGAGTATCTTGGAAGGTATATCAAAACGAACTGAGCATCCCTGTCGGATTTGAAGGTGAGGAAGAAGACTGGTTGGCCAACTTTACAGATAATAATCTGGAATTTCACAAACAATACGGTGTCCGCTATCACCCTGCGCACCGTACCTGGATGGAATGCAAATTGAAACAGCTAGAAAAAGATGTGATCGGTTTAAAAGACTCAGTGGAAGAATCTAAGTTAAAAAAGCAAATTGAAGATCTAAAACAAGATTTACAGCGCTTTTCAAAACAGAATTTCGAAAAGTTATCCGATCTACATCAGGCCATTCATAAAAAAGCTTTTGTAACTAATATTGGTGATCCTGATTATCATCGGGTAGAAAAATTGGTTTACGAAGATAGCCAGGGTAAGCAGGAAGTTGATGTACCTGCTGGAGATGTGTTTTATCAATTTCGTAAAGATGTTAAAGAGAAGAACTTACCTACAGTGTCGTGGTTGGTAGCCCCATGTCGTTTTTCTGACCATCCTGGGTCGCCTTGGTATGGAGCTTGGTATGTTTCAGAAGCATTAGATATTTTGACAAAGGATCCTGAGGTCTGGAAAAAAACAATCTTTATATTGACGTATGATGAAAATGACGGATATTTCGATCATGTTTCGCCATTTGTCCCTCCAATGGAAGGTAATAGAGATTCCGGAAAGACTGCTGTAGGTATCCATACGGCAGATGAATATGTCACTAAAGAACAGGAGCGGAGAAGAACAGGGAAAACCGATTCGGAACTGGAAAGCCCGATAGGACTAGGATTTCGAGTTCCATTAGTGATTGCTTCACCTTGGTCTAAAGGCGGATGGGTAAATTCGGAAGTTTTCGATCATACCTCTTGTTTACAGTTCTTGGAACAATTTCTACTCCAGAAAACAGGAAAAGATATCAAAGAAACAAATATTTCCTCATGGAGAAGATTGGTATGTGGAGATTTAAATTCTGTATTTCGTAAAGTAACAGATACTTCCCTTAATTCTTTAGTTCCTGTTAATCGGGATCAGTATGTAGAGCGTATTTATAGTGCACGTGCAAAGAAATTACCAACAGAATTTGTACAGATCGCACCTTCAGAATTGGATCAAATTCGTAAAAAAGGTTTACCAACTTCAATAAAAGCTATACAGGAGAAAGGTATCAAACCAGCATGTGCACTGCCATATGCATTGGAAGTCAATGCAGAGTTGGAACATAATAGTTTTGAAATTACTTTTGAAACTAAAGTTCCTGTTAAATCGAAGAAAAAAATTGGAGTTCCTTTTCAGGTTAGATCCCAAATGGCTTATGGAAAAGTAGGTGCAGGTCAGGTTTGGAATTTTGCGGTTAAAGAAAATGAACCTTTGAGGTATGCTTGGCATATGGATCAATTAAAGGGAGATAGTATCGAAATGGAGCTACATGGTCCTAACGGCTTTTTCAGAATGTTCAAGTTGCATAAAGAAAAGCCACATGCCATCATCGTTAAACAATATCACAAAAAAAACACCATAGCATTGGAACTGAAAAAGATTAATAAAGGACACAGTTATTTGATTAAAGATCGGAATTATGGTTGCTTTGAGCCTTTTTCGCTAGATCAATCTTTTTCAGGTACCAAAATACTTGACCTCAGCAAAAGCCATGGATGGTATGATCTTGAGGTAACTTGTAAAGAAGATCCAGAATTTTGTTTTGTATTTGCTGGACATATTGAAAATGGGATGCCAAGTAAGACTGATCCTTTAATGGGAGATGTAATTAATCATTCTTAG